One window of Flexivirga oryzae genomic DNA carries:
- a CDS encoding transposase — translation MARSFRPVLRDQSMLLPVDMREWLPDDHLVWFVIDAVEALDLTAVEGATRRRGGVGAAGYDPRMLLSLLVYAYCQGVRSSRQIERLCVTDVAFRVLCAQDVPDHCTIARFRTGAKDAFTDVFAQVLLVAGRAGLGRCGTVAIDGTKIAANASIDANRGPEWFARQQSAAIVAEAERVDAAEDQAADRGGGDDGADRVPVGLKDRSHRRERIRAAAAELEALRAQREQADQGRQEMVARRVRAAQEGRVIKGRMPRGQAGLAEARARVQLQERLAAERLDRWEATAGARYRGRRPRPIDQAPGVVHARQVLARAEADATRREQSAGTQPEPRLVANTTDPQSRLMPTRKGFVQGYNTQVAVTSDQLIVAVSVGQNPTDGGSFAPMMSAAVQVAQELFQHTGDPNHQVGTVLADAGYYSAQNLAEPGPDRLIAPGKGRDQARAVKQSPASGPPPEGATPVEANAHRLRTPDGHKLYTRRGATVEPGIGNLKKIISRFSCRGLDLATAEIHLAATAFNLRKIHQAALAS, via the coding sequence ATGGCGAGATCGTTCCGTCCGGTGCTGCGGGATCAGTCGATGTTGTTGCCGGTGGATATGCGTGAGTGGCTGCCGGATGATCATCTGGTCTGGTTCGTGATTGATGCGGTCGAGGCCTTGGACCTGACGGCGGTGGAGGGTGCTACGCGGCGTCGGGGCGGAGTGGGCGCGGCTGGGTATGACCCGCGCATGTTGTTGTCGTTGCTGGTGTACGCGTACTGCCAAGGCGTGCGGTCCTCGCGACAGATCGAGCGGTTGTGCGTCACGGACGTGGCATTTCGGGTGTTGTGTGCTCAGGACGTGCCCGACCACTGCACGATCGCCCGGTTCCGCACGGGTGCGAAGGACGCGTTCACGGACGTGTTCGCGCAGGTGTTGCTGGTCGCGGGTCGGGCCGGGTTGGGACGGTGTGGGACGGTCGCGATCGATGGGACCAAGATCGCGGCGAATGCTTCGATTGATGCTAATCGTGGCCCGGAATGGTTTGCCCGGCAACAGAGCGCTGCCATCGTGGCCGAGGCCGAACGGGTTGATGCGGCCGAGGATCAGGCTGCTGACCGGGGCGGTGGTGATGACGGTGCCGATCGGGTGCCTGTCGGGTTGAAGGACCGGTCGCATCGCCGGGAGCGGATCCGTGCGGCTGCTGCCGAGTTGGAGGCGTTACGGGCCCAGCGGGAACAGGCTGACCAGGGGCGGCAGGAGATGGTCGCTCGCCGCGTGCGGGCTGCCCAGGAAGGACGTGTGATCAAGGGGCGGATGCCGCGCGGACAGGCCGGGTTGGCCGAAGCGCGTGCACGGGTGCAGTTGCAAGAACGCCTCGCGGCCGAACGCCTGGATCGGTGGGAGGCGACGGCGGGTGCCCGGTATCGAGGGCGTCGACCCAGGCCGATCGATCAGGCACCGGGGGTAGTGCACGCCCGGCAGGTCTTGGCACGTGCCGAAGCCGACGCGACACGGCGGGAGCAGTCCGCTGGTACGCAACCGGAGCCGAGGTTGGTGGCGAACACTACGGATCCGCAGTCACGGCTGATGCCGACCCGTAAAGGATTCGTGCAGGGGTACAACACGCAGGTCGCGGTCACCAGTGATCAGCTCATCGTGGCCGTCTCGGTCGGGCAGAACCCGACCGATGGTGGGAGTTTCGCGCCGATGATGAGCGCTGCCGTCCAGGTGGCGCAGGAGTTGTTCCAGCACACCGGTGACCCGAACCACCAGGTCGGCACGGTCCTGGCGGACGCCGGCTACTACAGCGCACAGAACCTGGCCGAGCCCGGACCGGACCGGCTCATCGCACCGGGCAAGGGCCGTGACCAGGCGCGTGCGGTCAAACAATCACCGGCCAGCGGCCCACCACCGGAAGGTGCGACACCGGTCGAGGCGAACGCGCACCGGTTACGCACCCCGGACGGGCACAAGTTGTACACGCGGCGCGGGGCGACCGTCGAACCCGGTATCGGGAACCTGAAGAAGATCATCAGCAGGTTCTCGTGCCGGGGACTCGACCTTGCTACCGCCGAAATCCACCTGGCCGCAACGGCTTTCAACCTCCGCAAGATCCACCAAGCCGCCTTGGCTAGCTGA
- a CDS encoding pirin family protein, with the protein MTTLELLEPREVPLGGLRGIRVRRTLPHRDRTMIGAWCFVDHFGPTTTPMDVAPHPHCGLQTVTWIFDGEVEHRDSEGNVQLIHPGEVNLMTAGHGISHSEVSRSEVLRGVQLWVAQPDADRDGAGGFDHFATPVTELSVMAGEATARVFVGELEGASSPVRTFSPLVAAELHLGPGTAVDLAVDPSFEHGVLLDDGALTIAPGDATEEEALVLQHSELGIVDAGREHLRFMTGDEPARAILIGGTPLDEDLMMWWNFVARTHEEIVAARDEWQADSGRFGHVEGYDGPIDRIPAPDLPPVRLKPRRARGHARG; encoded by the coding sequence GTGACGACCCTCGAACTCCTGGAGCCTCGCGAAGTGCCGCTGGGCGGGCTGCGCGGCATCCGGGTGCGCCGCACCCTCCCGCACCGTGACCGGACGATGATCGGCGCCTGGTGTTTCGTCGACCACTTCGGGCCGACGACGACGCCGATGGATGTGGCACCGCACCCGCACTGCGGGCTGCAGACGGTCACCTGGATCTTCGACGGCGAGGTCGAGCACCGCGACAGCGAGGGCAACGTCCAGCTGATCCACCCCGGTGAGGTCAATCTCATGACGGCGGGGCACGGCATCAGTCACTCCGAGGTGTCCCGGTCCGAGGTCCTGCGCGGGGTGCAGCTGTGGGTGGCGCAACCCGACGCGGACCGCGACGGCGCAGGCGGCTTCGACCACTTCGCCACCCCAGTCACCGAGTTGTCGGTGATGGCGGGCGAGGCGACGGCGCGGGTCTTCGTCGGCGAGCTGGAGGGCGCGTCGTCGCCGGTCCGCACGTTCAGCCCGCTCGTCGCCGCCGAGTTGCACCTCGGGCCCGGGACCGCCGTCGATCTCGCGGTCGACCCGTCGTTCGAGCACGGTGTGCTGCTGGACGACGGCGCGTTGACGATCGCCCCGGGTGACGCCACCGAGGAGGAGGCGCTGGTGCTGCAGCACTCGGAGCTGGGCATCGTCGACGCCGGCCGCGAGCACCTGCGTTTCATGACCGGCGACGAGCCGGCGCGCGCCATACTCATCGGCGGCACGCCGCTGGACGAGGATCTGATGATGTGGTGGAACTTCGTCGCCCGCACCCACGAGGAGATCGTGGCCGCGCGTGACGAATGGCAAGCAGACTCAGGCAGGTTCGGCCACGTCGAGGGGTATGACGGGCCGATCGACCGCATTCCCGCCCCCGACCTGCCGCCGGTCCGCCTCAAGCCCCGCCGCGCCCGAGGTCACGCTCGCGGCTGA
- a CDS encoding MarR family winged helix-turn-helix transcriptional regulator — MKSPRVGMWRTYFESSVLLQTALDEHFRAESDLTLFEYNLLLLLDEAPDHRLRMGDLARAMVFSSSRLSYQIGVLERRGWVCRERDAGDARVIHACLTEAGKRVYDLSGRAHLMAVRELFLDDLSADEVAVLDAVFTRLKTKLREPAVLGPE; from the coding sequence ATGAAATCGCCCCGAGTCGGCATGTGGCGGACCTACTTCGAGTCGAGCGTGCTGCTGCAGACCGCGCTCGACGAGCACTTCCGTGCGGAGTCGGACCTCACGCTCTTCGAATACAACCTGCTGCTGCTGCTCGACGAGGCGCCGGACCACCGGCTGCGGATGGGCGACCTGGCGCGGGCCATGGTGTTCTCCAGCAGCCGCCTCAGCTACCAGATCGGGGTGCTGGAACGTCGTGGGTGGGTATGTCGCGAGCGGGACGCGGGCGACGCGCGCGTCATACATGCCTGTCTGACTGAGGCGGGCAAGCGCGTGTATGACCTGTCGGGCCGCGCGCACCTGATGGCGGTCCGCGAGCTCTTCCTCGACGACCTGAGCGCCGACGAGGTCGCCGTGCTGGACGCGGTGTTCACCCGGCTGAAGACCAAGCTGCGTGAGCCTGCCGTGCTCGGCCCGGAATAA
- a CDS encoding pirin family protein, whose translation MPAVTVSNILALPRVSTPEPGAQSRPVRSVTTAPQGFEGDGFPVRRAFAGVSMADLDPFIHMDQMGEVEYAPGEPKGTPWHPHRGFETVTYMIDGIFEHQDSTGGGGRITDGDTQWMTAGSGLLHIEKPPESLVMSGGLFHGLQLWVNLPSTMKMTDPRYQDIRGKEVALLSSPDGGALLRVIAGEVDGHDGPGITHTPISVVHATVAPGARVQLPWRKDFNALVYVLAGRGSVGAERRPVEMGQLAVFGPGDVIEVAADDNQESRSPSLELYIMGGRPIREPVAAYGPFVMNTREELVTAFEDFQAGRLGTIPAEPHPGHDVL comes from the coding sequence ATGCCTGCTGTCACAGTGTCGAACATCCTGGCCCTCCCGCGCGTGTCGACTCCCGAGCCGGGTGCGCAGTCGCGGCCGGTCAGATCGGTCACCACCGCCCCGCAGGGGTTCGAGGGTGACGGGTTCCCGGTGCGCCGCGCGTTCGCCGGAGTCTCGATGGCGGATCTCGATCCGTTCATCCACATGGATCAGATGGGTGAGGTGGAGTATGCGCCGGGCGAACCGAAGGGCACCCCGTGGCACCCGCACCGCGGTTTCGAGACCGTCACCTACATGATCGACGGCATCTTCGAGCACCAGGACAGCACCGGCGGTGGTGGTCGCATCACCGACGGTGACACCCAGTGGATGACCGCCGGATCCGGGCTGCTGCACATCGAGAAGCCGCCGGAGTCGCTGGTCATGTCCGGTGGGCTCTTCCACGGCCTGCAGTTGTGGGTCAACCTGCCGAGCACGATGAAAATGACCGACCCGCGCTACCAGGACATCCGCGGCAAGGAGGTCGCACTGCTGTCCAGCCCGGACGGCGGCGCACTGCTGCGCGTCATCGCCGGCGAGGTCGACGGGCACGACGGCCCGGGGATCACGCACACGCCGATCTCGGTCGTGCACGCGACGGTCGCCCCCGGTGCTCGCGTGCAGCTGCCGTGGCGCAAGGACTTCAACGCGCTGGTCTACGTGCTGGCCGGCCGCGGATCCGTTGGCGCAGAACGCCGTCCGGTCGAGATGGGCCAACTCGCGGTCTTCGGCCCGGGTGACGTCATCGAGGTTGCTGCGGACGACAACCAGGAGTCCCGCAGCCCGAGCCTGGAGCTCTACATCATGGGCGGCCGGCCGATCCGCGAGCCGGTTGCGGCATACGGGCCGTTCGTGATGAACACCCGCGAGGAACTGGTGACTGCGTTCGAGGACTTCCAGGCCGGACGCCTCGGCACCATCCCCGCCGAGCCACACCCCGGCCACGACGTGCTCTGA
- a CDS encoding cytochrome ubiquinol oxidase subunit I — protein MDALDLARWQFAITTVYHFLFVPITIGLSAMVAGFHTWYLRRHAPELLRLAKFFGKLFTINFALGLVTGIVQEFQFGMNWSDYSKFVGDIFGAPLAFEALLAFFLESTFLGLWIFGWGRLPEKIHAACMWVVHIGTVLSAYFILAANSFMQHPVGYKYNPQTGRAELTDFVAVLTNKVQLVTFPHVVAAAYMCGGAMVMGVGLWSMRRHRHDKHMYRKAARVGAVVTILAGLAVSISGDAQGKVMTEVQPMKMAAAEALYTTRDSCAEFSLFTIGSLNGEHEKYAITVPCVLSFLATGSFDGKVEGVNELKRELPGQISRAAAARGEPARYVQPADAVFTPNIPLAYWSFRLMIGIGMLAAAIGVAVLWLTRKGRADAPRWLVVAGVAAPLLPVLGNSFGWIFTETGRQPWLVYGVMTTSSGVSPTVTAASVITSMVVYTILYAVLAVVEIKLMLDYTRRGADPYHPTEQVAEDKPLAFSY, from the coding sequence GTGGACGCTCTCGACCTGGCGCGGTGGCAGTTCGCCATCACCACCGTCTACCACTTCCTCTTCGTGCCGATCACGATCGGGCTCTCGGCGATGGTGGCGGGATTCCACACCTGGTACCTGCGCCGCCATGCGCCCGAGTTGCTCCGGCTGGCGAAGTTCTTCGGCAAACTCTTCACGATCAACTTCGCGCTCGGCCTGGTCACCGGGATCGTGCAGGAGTTCCAGTTCGGCATGAACTGGTCGGACTACAGCAAGTTCGTCGGGGACATCTTCGGCGCACCGCTGGCGTTCGAGGCACTGCTCGCGTTCTTCCTCGAGTCGACCTTCCTCGGGCTGTGGATCTTCGGCTGGGGCCGGTTGCCGGAGAAGATCCACGCCGCCTGCATGTGGGTCGTGCACATCGGGACCGTGCTGTCGGCATACTTCATCCTCGCCGCCAACTCCTTCATGCAGCACCCGGTCGGCTACAAGTACAACCCGCAGACCGGACGGGCCGAACTGACCGACTTCGTCGCCGTGCTCACCAACAAGGTGCAGTTGGTGACCTTCCCGCACGTGGTCGCCGCGGCATACATGTGCGGTGGCGCGATGGTGATGGGCGTCGGCCTGTGGTCGATGCGCAGGCACCGCCACGACAAGCACATGTATCGCAAGGCGGCGCGCGTCGGTGCCGTCGTCACGATCCTCGCCGGCCTCGCCGTCTCCATCAGCGGCGACGCCCAGGGCAAAGTCATGACCGAGGTGCAGCCGATGAAAATGGCTGCGGCAGAGGCGCTTTACACGACACGTGACAGCTGTGCGGAGTTCTCGCTGTTCACCATCGGGTCGCTCAACGGTGAGCACGAGAAGTATGCGATCACCGTTCCCTGCGTGCTGAGCTTCCTCGCGACCGGCTCCTTCGACGGCAAGGTCGAGGGCGTCAACGAGTTGAAACGTGAGCTGCCCGGCCAGATCTCGCGGGCAGCGGCAGCACGGGGCGAGCCGGCCCGCTATGTGCAGCCCGCGGATGCGGTCTTCACCCCGAACATCCCACTGGCCTACTGGTCGTTCCGGCTGATGATCGGCATCGGCATGCTGGCCGCCGCGATCGGAGTCGCAGTCCTGTGGCTGACCCGCAAGGGCCGTGCCGACGCGCCGCGCTGGCTGGTGGTTGCAGGCGTCGCAGCACCGCTGCTTCCCGTGCTGGGCAACAGTTTCGGCTGGATCTTCACCGAGACCGGCCGGCAACCGTGGCTGGTGTATGGCGTGATGACCACCTCCTCCGGCGTCTCACCCACGGTCACCGCTGCCAGCGTCATCACCTCGATGGTCGTCTACACGATCCTGTATGCCGTCCTCGCCGTCGTCGAGATCAAGCTGATGCTCGACTACACGCGTCGCGGCGCCGACCCCTATCACCCGACGGAGCAGGTCGCGGAGGACAAACCGCTGGCCTTCTCCTACTGA
- the cydB gene encoding cytochrome d ubiquinol oxidase subunit II yields MSLETFWFILIGLLWAGYLVLEGFDFGVGMLLAVIGRGRTSEETNARRRLMLTTIGPFWDGNEVWLITAGGAMFAAFPAWYSTMFSGFYLAMLLLLVALILRNMGLDYRYKRDSDRWRAGWDIAIIGGSLLPPLLVGVALTNLIHGVPVDRSGNFTGNFLTLLNPMSLLGGVTLVAVSLVHGAFFLALKTSGPVRDDARAVARRFAPVAALLAIALLVWVNVHTGTVWSWLVAGLGLVAFIGALVADRAGRDGLAFTGTFATIGATVACYFLAAYPDVMPSTTNAAYSLTVHNAASSHLTLQIMTGAAVVFTPVMLLYTAWSYWIFRKRVNAEHIAPQTDPLAEVKVG; encoded by the coding sequence ATGTCCCTGGAAACCTTCTGGTTCATCCTGATCGGTCTGCTGTGGGCGGGCTACCTCGTTCTCGAAGGATTCGATTTCGGCGTCGGCATGCTGCTCGCCGTCATCGGACGCGGCCGGACCAGCGAGGAGACCAACGCTCGGCGCCGGCTGATGCTCACCACCATCGGCCCCTTCTGGGACGGCAACGAGGTGTGGCTGATCACCGCCGGTGGTGCGATGTTCGCGGCGTTCCCTGCCTGGTACAGCACGATGTTCAGTGGCTTCTACCTGGCGATGCTGCTGCTCCTGGTCGCGCTCATCCTGCGGAACATGGGGCTCGACTACCGGTACAAGCGCGACAGCGACCGCTGGCGGGCAGGCTGGGACATCGCGATCATCGGGGGATCGCTGTTGCCGCCGCTGCTGGTCGGTGTCGCGCTCACCAACCTGATCCACGGTGTGCCGGTGGACCGTTCCGGGAACTTCACCGGCAACTTCCTCACCCTGCTCAATCCGATGAGCCTGCTCGGCGGAGTCACCCTCGTGGCGGTGTCGCTCGTGCACGGCGCCTTCTTCCTCGCGCTGAAGACCTCGGGACCGGTCCGGGACGACGCCCGGGCGGTGGCGCGCCGATTCGCCCCGGTCGCAGCGCTTCTCGCGATCGCACTGCTGGTCTGGGTCAATGTGCACACCGGCACCGTATGGTCCTGGCTGGTGGCGGGACTCGGTCTCGTCGCCTTCATCGGCGCGCTGGTGGCCGATCGGGCAGGCCGTGACGGCCTGGCCTTCACCGGCACCTTCGCGACCATCGGCGCAACCGTGGCCTGCTACTTCCTCGCGGCCTACCCGGACGTCATGCCGAGCACCACGAACGCCGCGTACAGCCTCACCGTGCACAACGCCGCCAGCTCGCATCTGACGTTGCAGATCATGACCGGCGCCGCGGTCGTGTTCACCCCGGTCATGCTGCTCTACACGGCCTGGTCCTACTGGATCTTCCGCAAACGGGTCAACGCCGAACACATTGCGCCGCAAACGGATCCACTTGCGGAGGTGAAGGTCGGCTGA
- the cydC gene encoding thiol reductant ABC exporter subunit CydC, whose translation MRPFDPELIRSEPAVRRPLAALGALGVLQGALAIAQAISVAGLVIAVVHARPLLGPSIAVLVVFGLRAVVSGAAERVAAWAGSYIASVLRRRAVHGWLTRTIDTRPSETVMLSRATQGAEAVEPYVARYLPALVSAAVVPTLALIALAVTDWVSALIVVLTLPLLPLFAALIGQHTRDETAARWRETDRLTGHFLDVMRGLPTLANYQRAEHQVQVVRAVGDRLRRATVRTLRTAFLSSVALELLATISVAIVAVAVGLRLVHGEMSLEGGLIAILLAPEAYWPIRRVGQEFHAAADGAQAIAELREQAAPGDRPAAGASVHADRLSYRYPGTERMVLQDFRLVGERGLTVLAGESGAGKTTVLDLLAGLRRPTAGGIERPPDVHYVTQRPFLIPGTLADNLGLGARLPAGTDWLPEPLRRLPAGLETPVGDDGFGLSAGQRALLALTRARLSGARLVLLDEPTAHLDPQMRRAAEALIRELAAERTVIVASHSESLIALADKVIRVGEAAARDLDTGSFLARLGQRDSGARDLDTRSPLGARATRPPLRATRPPLVGGSLGQRVSRPTSVWRPARGVLPASAVGALASTCGVALTATSGWLIVQAATRPPVLTLLVAIVCVRAFGIGRPVLRYAERLRSHDAALADLVDRRASLYTRLIPLTPARLGRRRRADVLTGAVADLDDEVDVQVRTLVPLLGAAVAAVIALAVVTVLHPLSGLVLAGVLLAVAAAACWDFRLESTSQRHTLDARGAVNREAQLIVTNVAAVQAISLGQRLLRRMDDAAAAAVRAAGRQALGRSVGTACTTFIAGLGVVGTALVAHQALAQGQVGAPIAALLVLGPLALTDVLGDLPDAVGSAARGVQARRRLDSLTAHPPAVYDAAPSAQDRTGEPDMTLDAVRASWDGSHTDLTVDHLQLHPGERISVTGPNGAGKSTLLAVLARHLDPTAGTYRFAGRSVRDQSLHAVRSRIAIVDDEPHVFAGSVRANLLLARPDADDAAVARALIDAGLGRWLSGLPHGLDTELGDGRSVSGGERARLAMARAVLSGRPVLLLDEPVAHLDGPTARAVLADVRAATPGATVVAVSHQAVVELAPDREVAIQVPTTIGERVTVSSW comes from the coding sequence ATGCGTCCCTTCGATCCCGAGCTGATCCGCTCCGAACCCGCGGTGCGGCGGCCGCTCGCCGCACTCGGCGCCCTCGGCGTGCTGCAGGGCGCCCTGGCGATCGCCCAGGCGATCAGCGTCGCCGGGCTGGTGATCGCGGTGGTGCACGCCCGGCCCCTGCTCGGCCCGTCGATCGCGGTGCTGGTGGTCTTCGGACTGCGGGCAGTCGTCTCCGGTGCAGCGGAACGCGTTGCGGCGTGGGCCGGTTCGTATATCGCCAGCGTGCTGCGCCGCCGTGCCGTCCACGGCTGGCTGACGCGCACCATCGACACACGGCCCAGCGAGACCGTGATGCTCAGCCGTGCCACGCAGGGCGCCGAGGCAGTCGAGCCGTATGTCGCCCGCTACCTCCCGGCCCTGGTCAGTGCCGCGGTCGTGCCCACCCTGGCCCTGATCGCGCTCGCCGTGACCGACTGGGTCAGCGCGCTCATCGTCGTGCTCACGCTGCCGCTGCTGCCACTCTTCGCCGCCCTGATCGGTCAGCACACCCGCGACGAAACGGCAGCCCGCTGGCGCGAGACCGACCGGCTCACCGGGCACTTCCTCGATGTGATGCGTGGTCTGCCGACGCTCGCCAACTACCAGCGGGCCGAACATCAGGTGCAGGTCGTGCGAGCCGTCGGTGATCGGCTGCGACGGGCGACAGTCCGCACCCTGCGCACGGCCTTCCTCAGCTCGGTCGCACTCGAACTGCTGGCAACCATCTCGGTCGCGATCGTCGCCGTCGCGGTCGGACTCCGGCTGGTGCACGGCGAGATGTCGCTGGAGGGTGGCCTCATCGCCATACTCCTCGCGCCGGAGGCGTATTGGCCGATCCGACGGGTCGGCCAGGAGTTCCACGCCGCAGCCGACGGAGCGCAGGCGATCGCGGAGCTGCGTGAACAGGCCGCGCCCGGCGACCGACCCGCGGCGGGGGCGAGCGTGCACGCCGACCGACTCAGCTACCGCTACCCGGGCACCGAACGGATGGTGCTGCAGGACTTCCGGCTCGTCGGAGAGCGCGGGCTGACCGTATTGGCGGGGGAGTCCGGCGCGGGCAAGACGACCGTGCTCGACCTGCTCGCCGGTCTGCGCAGGCCGACCGCGGGCGGCATCGAGCGGCCACCCGATGTCCACTACGTCACCCAGCGGCCGTTCCTCATCCCGGGCACGCTCGCGGACAACCTGGGCCTCGGCGCTCGACTGCCGGCCGGCACCGACTGGCTGCCCGAGCCGTTGCGGCGACTTCCTGCCGGGCTCGAAACACCTGTCGGCGACGACGGTTTCGGCCTGTCGGCGGGCCAGCGCGCGCTGCTGGCGCTGACCCGCGCGCGCCTGTCCGGTGCGCGACTTGTGCTGCTCGACGAGCCGACCGCGCACCTGGACCCGCAGATGCGGCGTGCGGCCGAGGCGCTGATCCGCGAGCTCGCCGCAGAGCGCACCGTGATCGTGGCTTCCCACAGCGAGTCGCTGATCGCGTTGGCGGACAAGGTGATCCGGGTTGGTGAGGCGGCCGCGCGGGACCTCGACACGGGCTCGTTCCTCGCCCGGCTCGGCCAGCGGGATTCGGGTGCGCGGGACCTCGATACGCGCTCGCCCCTTGGGGCTCGCGCTACTCGGCCACCGCTGCGCGCTACTCGGCCACCGCTGGTCGGGGGCTCGCTCGGCCAGCGTGTCAGCCGTCCGACATCGGTCTGGCGGCCGGCGCGCGGCGTGCTGCCCGCGTCCGCCGTCGGCGCCCTGGCCTCGACCTGCGGTGTCGCGCTCACGGCCACGTCCGGTTGGCTGATCGTGCAGGCGGCGACCCGCCCGCCGGTGCTCACCCTGCTCGTCGCGATCGTGTGTGTGCGGGCGTTCGGCATCGGCCGCCCGGTGCTGCGCTACGCGGAGCGGCTGCGTTCCCACGACGCCGCGCTCGCCGACCTCGTCGATCGACGGGCGTCGCTCTACACCCGGCTCATTCCGCTCACCCCCGCCAGGCTGGGCCGGCGGCGCCGCGCCGATGTGCTGACCGGCGCGGTCGCCGACCTGGACGACGAGGTCGACGTGCAGGTGCGCACCCTGGTCCCGCTGCTCGGGGCGGCGGTCGCCGCCGTGATCGCGCTGGCGGTCGTGACCGTGCTGCACCCCCTGAGCGGCCTCGTGCTCGCGGGCGTGCTGCTCGCGGTAGCCGCGGCAGCGTGCTGGGACTTCCGGCTGGAGAGCACGTCGCAGCGTCATACCCTCGATGCCCGCGGTGCGGTCAACCGCGAGGCCCAACTGATCGTGACGAATGTCGCTGCAGTGCAGGCGATCTCGCTCGGGCAGCGGCTGCTGCGCAGGATGGACGACGCTGCCGCGGCAGCGGTGCGCGCTGCCGGTCGGCAGGCACTTGGTCGGTCGGTCGGCACCGCGTGTACGACGTTCATCGCCGGTCTGGGCGTCGTCGGCACAGCGCTGGTTGCGCACCAAGCGCTCGCGCAGGGGCAGGTCGGTGCGCCGATCGCGGCGCTGCTGGTGCTGGGTCCGCTGGCCCTGACCGACGTACTCGGCGACCTGCCGGACGCGGTCGGCTCGGCGGCCCGGGGAGTGCAGGCCCGGCGCCGCCTGGACTCACTGACCGCCCACCCACCCGCCGTGTATGACGCCGCACCGTCCGCGCAGGACCGCACCGGTGAACCGGACATGACCCTGGACGCGGTGCGCGCCTCCTGGGACGGCAGCCACACGGACCTGACGGTCGACCACCTGCAGCTGCACCCGGGCGAGCGCATCAGCGTGACCGGCCCGAACGGCGCCGGCAAGTCCACCCTGTTGGCCGTCCTGGCCCGGCATCTCGACCCCACCGCAGGCACCTACCGCTTCGCCGGCCGCAGCGTGCGCGACCAGTCGCTGCACGCGGTCCGCTCCCGCATCGCGATCGTCGACGACGAACCGCACGTCTTCGCCGGATCGGTGCGCGCCAACCTGCTGCTCGCCCGACCGGACGCGGACGATGCCGCTGTTGCCCGCGCACTGATCGACGCGGGCCTCGGCCGGTGGCTGAGCGGGCTCCCGCACGGCCTGGACACCGAGCTCGGCGACGGCCGCAGCGTCAGCGGCGGTGAGCGCGCCCGGCTGGCGATGGCCCGCGCGGTCCTGTCCGGTCGCCCGGTGCTGCTGCTGGACGAGCCCGTGGCGCACCTGGACGGTCCGACCGCGCGGGCGGTGCTGGCCGATGTGCGCGCCGCCACGCCGGGCGCAACGGTCGTGGCGGTGTCCCACCAGGCGGTCGTCGAGCTGGCGCCGGACCGCGAGGTCGCCATACAGGTGCCGACGACGATCGGGGAGAGAGTTACGGTGTCGTCGTGGTGA
- a CDS encoding BlaI/MecI/CopY family transcriptional regulator produces MVRQRRSGLGDLESAVMEQLWALPPDGWLSVREVLERLVDRDLAYTTVMTVLDRLAKKDLVSRERVGRAWRYRAASGRDELTAQVLQSSLAPLAPDDRKAALLQFLDNASDADLDVLRAGLAEVERKHRG; encoded by the coding sequence GTGGTGAGGCAGCGTCGATCCGGGCTCGGTGACCTGGAAAGTGCGGTGATGGAGCAGCTGTGGGCGCTCCCGCCGGACGGTTGGCTGTCGGTGCGTGAGGTGCTCGAACGGCTCGTCGACCGCGACCTGGCCTACACGACCGTGATGACCGTGCTCGACCGCCTCGCCAAGAAGGACCTGGTCAGCAGGGAACGGGTCGGCCGTGCCTGGCGTTACCGGGCGGCGTCGGGCCGTGACGAGCTGACGGCCCAGGTGCTGCAGTCGAGCCTGGCACCGCTCGCGCCCGACGACCGGAAGGCGGCCCTGCTGCAGTTCCTCGACAACGCGAGCGATGCCGACCTCGACGTGCTGCGCGCCGGTCTTGCCGAGGTGGAGCGCAAGCACCGCGGCTGA